A single region of the Mercenaria mercenaria strain notata chromosome 6, MADL_Memer_1, whole genome shotgun sequence genome encodes:
- the LOC128557956 gene encoding zinc finger protein 862-like has protein sequence MSIFHSFRAGEMLTYTALRDQIAQTGGYQGQPVTISDVDETNFIRTKDALIGSLLEKLKQRFPSETMHVMKSFDAIFSPKLYPEEYSAMSAYGKEDLKQLLDHYQPADMNADIILNRDRCFRDFLQFKHHTRLHRRMGFADYIQLVVTTLGEEYPDYVVLGQLALCVPLNSASCERGFSSQNLTKNKARNRLGEQTLQDIMKISINGPHFAQFDYTEAARKFRAIKNRRK, from the exons ACCAAATAGCTCAGACAGGGGGTTACCAGGGCCAGCCTGTGACCATCAGTGATGTAGATGAAACAAACTTCATCCGTACCAAAG ATGCCCTCATTGGTAGTCTCTTGGAGAAGCTGAAGCAGAGATTTCCCAGTGAGACTATGCATGTGATGAAGAGTTTCGATGCCATTTTCTCACCAAAGCTGTACCCAGAAGAGTATAGTGCCATGTCAGCCTACGGGAAGGAGGACCTGAAACAACTGCTGGACCACTACCAACCAGCTGATATGAATGCTGACATCATTTTAAACAGGGACAGATGTTTCAGAGACTTCCTGCAGTTCAAACACCACACTCGCCTTCACAGACGTATGGGGTTTGCAGACTACATTCAACTTGTGGTCACAACTCTAGGAGAAGAGTACCCAGACTATGTTGTCTTAGGGCAGTTGGCCCTGTGTGTTCCTCTCAACAGTGCATCTTGTGAACGCGGATTTTCCTCTCAAAACCTCACAAAAAACAAGGCCAGAAACCGCCTAGGTGAACAAACTCTCCAGGACATTATGAAGATCAGTATCAATGGCCCACACTTTGCTCAGTTTGATTATACTGAGGCAGCCAGGAAATTCAGGGCCATTAAAAACAGAAGGAAATAG